AGCAGATCTATATGGATACGGTGTCGGGATCCAGTCGTGCGCGGACTCGGCCTGCTTTCGATCAGCTTGCCGCTCGGCTGCGAAGTGGGGACGAATTGGTGATCTGGAAGTTTGATCGTCTCGGGCGGTCCGTTCTGGACCTCGTCACGACGATCTACGGTCTGCATGAGAAGGGGATGGTCGTCCGGTCTCTCACGGAGGGGGTGGATACCTCCACACCGTTGGGTCGTGCCCTTGTCGGGGTCCTTGGGGCGTTTGCCGAGGTGGAGCGCGAAAATATCCGGGAGCGCGTCAAGGCCGGCATGGCGGCGGCGAAGGCGCGCGGACGACACTGCGGGCGAATGCCCAAGACCCACGCGGAGACGGCAAAGAAAATTCGAGCCTTCCGGAAGGCTGGAATGACAGCCAAGGCAATAGCGCGGGAGCTTGGGATCTCCCGTGCGACCCTCTACAGCACGCTGCAGAGATACCCGGAGGAGCCCTAGCCCCCTGGTGGGGACATCGGGTAAAAACCTCGGAGGAATCATAGGAGCGTCTCAGGGTCTGGTGCGGATACATGGTCAATGATGAACTG
Above is a window of uncultured Fretibacterium sp. DNA encoding:
- a CDS encoding recombinase family protein — its product is MAVYGYMRISTEDQRDDLQRDALVRAGVPEEQIYMDTVSGSSRARTRPAFDQLAARLRSGDELVIWKFDRLGRSVLDLVTTIYGLHEKGMVVRSLTEGVDTSTPLGRALVGVLGAFAEVERENIRERVKAGMAAAKARGRHCGRMPKTHAETAKKIRAFRKAGMTAKAIARELGISRATLYSTLQRYPEEP